In Paractinoplanes brasiliensis, the following proteins share a genomic window:
- a CDS encoding PPOX class F420-dependent oxidoreductase, protein MSTEPLPDRVAAMLRQPNPAVMATLAKDGRPVSVATWYLFEDDGRVLLNLDAGRARLKHLQNDPRVSLTVLDKDNWYTHVSLQGRVEELTDDVGLQDIDALSRHYGGNPYPNRERARISGRLVIERWHAWGDLAD, encoded by the coding sequence ATGTCTACCGAACCTCTGCCCGATCGGGTCGCCGCCATGCTCCGCCAGCCCAACCCCGCCGTGATGGCCACGCTGGCCAAGGACGGGCGACCCGTCTCCGTGGCCACCTGGTATCTCTTCGAGGACGACGGCCGGGTGCTGCTCAACCTTGACGCCGGGCGCGCCCGGCTCAAGCACCTGCAGAACGACCCGCGGGTCTCCCTGACCGTGCTCGACAAGGACAATTGGTACACCCACGTCAGCCTGCAGGGCCGCGTCGAGGAACTCACCGATGACGTCGGCTTGCAGGACATCGACGCGTTGTCGCGGCACTACGGCGGCAACCCGTATCCGAACCGGGAACGGGCCCGGATCAGCGGCCGGCTCGTGATCGAACGCTGGCACGCCTGGGGCGACCTCGCCGACTGA